From a single Calothrix sp. NIES-2098 genomic region:
- a CDS encoding signal transduction histidine kinase, translating into MDFPKMRWFDRDNQKNLLLVPKHTSVLDVMQQMSQAQASCALILEQAKLVGIFTVNNVVKKIFNTLAATTVAELMSQPVISLSHRDAENLSTVVQLFRQHDIDHLPILDNHGQVISVVTWREVIEGLYQTIETKTAELAQAASQKEVSYQASQTRFKDILDSAIATSIVNFRLFFNRESQYEYQSPGCETIFGYTSQEILSNKNLWMSRVHPEDKEKVIMPLIEELLAERTATVEYRFQHKDGSWRWISGTYTSRYDAVDNCWMVTGTANDISDRKRIEEALRHSEERWQLAIAGTNEAIWDWNITTNQTFRSDRWYEMLGYERDELSNLDDEWSIRIHPDDYEQVIAAQQAYLQRQVPDYNVEYRLCRKDGSYGWFRSRAKAVWDEQGNPVRLVGSLADITERKQMETALKASEAQYRLLFESNPSPMCIFNLESHRFLAVNRAATKKYGYSEAEFLSMTVRDIRPPEGVSDFLQIMSDPSLLTDSIYIGETKHCLRDGTVIDVEINSHFIIWAGKPARFALIKDISEQKQAEMALQEREAMLRRIGDNLPNGAIYKVIRDRDDSMYFSYLSAGIEKLMEVKVEDALRDSSLLYSQVIAEDSPHLQLAMDESFRNLSVFDRQQRIRTPSGQLKWLHFRSTPRQLPDGRVAWDGLMVDVTNLKQTEETLRKSEALLAESQRVARLGSWEFDMDSKKVTWSKELFYLFNRDPAQGEPTDEESFQFYHPEDREKLHQVVERAIATGESYKLILRVLQPDSSFRYFEAIGHVECNAEGQIIRLYGTAQDVTERQQAEERISQSQAQLATAQQIAHVGSWELNLQTHERHWSAETFRIFGLDPHQSEPTTAEFFQMIHSEDRVALQTQQQQAIAHNKPFNLEYRIIRPDGSIRHVESRAELIHDSQGQLIKFLGAIIDITERKQTELEITKSRDLREVIYNESTDALFLVDAETLLNTDCNDRAVELFQASSKAELLGINGKILQKRDFTAEESAAIIAEIEQQGFWCREIEYLTKQGNSFWGNIAVKQIAVADQVTILVRITDITARKQSEADRQRAEAALAKSEEQLRLTLEFNAIGIWDWNMQTQEVIWNDNHYRLLGLEPGVSSASYQLWRDSVHPEDGERVEQSLFNALAQHINYEAEFRVIYPDGTVRWLIGKGRGIYNQAGNPVRMLGVIIDISDRIESQEKLRQAELRYRTLIEQIPGVVYTSPITATTEFTYISPQIEKMLKIPRDQWNAGLFNSWLDYVHPEDRDRVIQSVQDAIATGESVNNEYRLFTAEDDIIWVKDQASLVLAPDGKTPILQGVAFDISDRKIAEQTLQEQENFLRSIYHGVGQSIFVVDVLDNDFRFVSVNPVHEHITGFCSDNVQGKTPEDFLPANAAAVVRQHYQDCIDAGTTITYEECLPFKGKEETWWITTLTPLKDANLRTYRIVGSSINITEHKSAQKMLELQAVITRSIAEGICLIRANDGIIVYANPKFEQMFGYGAGELTDRHISIINYAGDRISAKAVNEAITSAVLQHGEASYEVHNIKKDGTPLWCSATTSVFEHPEYGTVLVCVQQDITEHKEAEEKVKASLKEKEVLLKEIHHRVKNNLGIVSSLLQMQCRRTQDSQAAAILRDSQNRIASIALVHEKLYRSDDLANINFSQYIPELTTNLFNSYNINYGSVKLNTQVDNVSLDIESAIPCGLIINELVSNALKYAFPNNRQGEIQLRLYQESELAIENQHQSTLILIIRDNGIGLPEDFDSSKTKTLGITLVYGLVKQLRGSIEINSYQGTEFKITFKKSRT; encoded by the coding sequence ATGGATTTCCCAAAAATGCGTTGGTTCGATCGAGATAATCAAAAAAATTTACTATTAGTACCTAAACATACTTCAGTGCTTGATGTGATGCAGCAGATGAGTCAAGCTCAAGCAAGCTGCGCGCTGATTCTAGAGCAAGCAAAATTAGTTGGTATTTTCACGGTAAATAATGTAGTTAAGAAAATATTTAACACATTGGCAGCTACGACCGTTGCCGAACTGATGAGTCAACCTGTCATTAGCTTGAGTCACAGGGATGCAGAAAATCTTTCCACTGTCGTGCAACTATTTCGCCAGCATGATATTGACCACTTGCCCATACTTGACAATCACGGACAAGTAATTAGTGTTGTGACTTGGCGTGAAGTGATAGAGGGACTCTACCAAACCATTGAGACTAAAACAGCAGAGTTAGCACAAGCAGCGTCTCAAAAGGAAGTTAGCTATCAAGCATCCCAAACCAGATTTAAAGATATTCTTGATAGCGCGATCGCTACTTCCATTGTCAATTTTCGCCTATTCTTTAATCGTGAATCGCAATATGAGTATCAATCCCCTGGCTGTGAAACTATCTTTGGCTATACATCACAGGAAATTTTGAGCAATAAAAACTTGTGGATGTCGCGAGTGCATCCAGAAGATAAAGAAAAAGTGATTATGCCTTTGATTGAGGAGCTCTTGGCTGAACGTACTGCAACGGTAGAGTACCGATTTCAGCATAAAGATGGCTCTTGGCGTTGGATATCAGGTACTTATACTTCTCGCTACGATGCAGTCGATAACTGTTGGATGGTCACGGGTACGGCTAATGATATTAGCGATCGCAAACGTATCGAGGAAGCACTGCGGCATAGCGAAGAACGCTGGCAATTAGCGATCGCCGGAACTAATGAAGCCATTTGGGATTGGAACATTACTACTAATCAAACCTTCCGGTCTGACCGTTGGTATGAGATGTTGGGTTATGAACGCGACGAACTGAGCAATCTCGATGATGAGTGGAGCATTCGCATTCATCCGGATGATTATGAGCAGGTAATTGCTGCACAACAGGCGTATCTGCAACGACAAGTTCCAGATTATAACGTCGAGTATCGTCTGTGCCGCAAAGATGGGAGTTACGGATGGTTTCGCTCGCGGGCTAAGGCTGTTTGGGATGAGCAAGGAAATCCCGTGCGCTTGGTTGGTTCCCTAGCAGATATTACTGAGCGCAAACAAATGGAAACAGCGTTAAAAGCTTCAGAAGCTCAGTATCGACTGCTATTTGAAAGTAATCCCAGTCCTATGTGTATTTTCAATCTAGAAAGTCACAGATTTTTGGCTGTGAATCGAGCTGCAACCAAAAAATATGGCTACTCAGAGGCAGAATTTCTCTCTATGACAGTTAGAGATATTCGTCCTCCTGAGGGTGTAAGTGATTTTCTACAGATAATGTCAGACCCTAGTTTATTAACTGACTCAATCTATATTGGTGAAACAAAACATTGTCTGCGAGATGGGACTGTAATTGATGTCGAAATTAATTCGCATTTCATCATTTGGGCTGGGAAGCCAGCGAGATTTGCCTTAATCAAAGATATTTCTGAGCAAAAACAGGCAGAAATGGCTTTGCAAGAACGCGAAGCTATGTTACGTAGAATTGGGGATAATCTTCCCAATGGCGCAATTTACAAAGTTATCCGCGATCGCGATGATAGTATGTACTTTTCTTATCTCAGTGCTGGGATTGAAAAGTTGATGGAAGTCAAAGTAGAAGATGCCCTGAGAGACTCAAGTTTACTTTATAGTCAGGTAATTGCAGAAGACAGCCCGCATTTACAACTAGCGATGGATGAGTCTTTTAGAAATCTGTCTGTATTCGATAGGCAACAGCGAATTCGGACACCCAGCGGTCAACTGAAATGGTTGCATTTTCGTTCTACGCCACGCCAATTACCAGATGGTCGCGTAGCTTGGGACGGATTGATGGTAGATGTCACCAACCTCAAACAGACAGAAGAAACCCTACGTAAAAGTGAAGCTTTGTTGGCAGAATCTCAACGAGTCGCCCGCCTGGGGAGTTGGGAATTTGACATGGATAGTAAAAAAGTTACTTGGTCAAAGGAGCTGTTTTACCTGTTCAATCGCGATCCCGCCCAAGGAGAACCGACTGATGAAGAAAGTTTTCAATTTTATCATCCTGAAGATCGTGAAAAACTACACCAAGTCGTAGAACGAGCGATCGCCACTGGTGAGTCCTATAAGCTGATTCTGCGCGTACTGCAACCAGATAGTTCTTTTCGCTATTTTGAAGCAATTGGTCATGTAGAATGCAACGCTGAGGGACAGATAATTCGGCTCTACGGCACTGCCCAGGATGTTACCGAACGCCAGCAAGCTGAGGAAAGAATTTCCCAGAGTCAAGCGCAATTAGCCACTGCACAACAAATAGCCCATGTGGGTAGTTGGGAATTAAATTTACAAACTCACGAACGCCATTGGTCAGCAGAAACTTTCCGCATTTTTGGTCTCGATCCTCACCAATCGGAACCCACCACGGCGGAATTTTTCCAGATGATTCACTCAGAAGATCGTGTAGCTTTGCAAACTCAGCAGCAACAAGCGATCGCCCACAACAAACCATTCAATTTAGAGTATCGCATTATTCGCCCTGATGGTTCGATACGTCATGTAGAGTCTAGAGCCGAGTTAATTCATGACTCTCAAGGGCAGCTAATTAAATTTTTAGGAGCCATTATAGATATTACAGAACGCAAACAAACTGAGTTAGAAATTACCAAGAGCCGCGATCTCCGAGAAGTTATCTATAATGAATCCACTGATGCTCTATTTTTAGTTGATGCAGAAACGCTACTGAATACCGACTGCAACGATCGAGCAGTAGAACTTTTTCAAGCCTCCAGCAAAGCCGAACTTCTGGGTATTAATGGTAAAATTCTGCAAAAACGTGACTTCACTGCTGAGGAATCAGCAGCCATTATCGCAGAAATTGAGCAGCAGGGTTTTTGGTGTCGAGAAATTGAATATCTCACTAAGCAGGGTAATTCTTTTTGGGGAAATATCGCCGTCAAACAAATCGCTGTTGCTGACCAAGTTACGATCTTAGTACGAATTACAGATATTACTGCTCGCAAGCAGAGCGAAGCAGATCGCCAGCGAGCAGAAGCCGCCTTAGCCAAAAGTGAAGAACAATTAAGACTAACTTTGGAATTTAATGCTATCGGCATCTGGGACTGGAATATGCAAACCCAAGAAGTCATTTGGAATGACAACCACTATCGCTTACTAGGTTTAGAGCCAGGAGTTTCATCAGCATCATATCAACTATGGCGTGATTCCGTTCATCCAGAGGATGGGGAGCGAGTGGAACAAAGTTTATTCAATGCGCTGGCACAGCATATCAATTATGAAGCAGAATTTCGGGTGATTTACCCTGATGGTACAGTTCGTTGGCTAATTGGCAAAGGGCGGGGGATTTACAACCAAGCAGGTAATCCTGTAAGAATGCTGGGCGTGATCATTGATATTAGCGATCGCATAGAATCACAAGAAAAGCTCAGACAAGCTGAGTTACGCTACCGAACTTTAATTGAGCAGATTCCTGGGGTAGTCTACACTTCACCCATCACCGCCACTACTGAATTTACTTATATCAGCCCCCAAATTGAGAAAATGCTCAAGATTCCGCGCGATCAGTGGAATGCGGGCTTATTTAACAGTTGGCTGGACTATGTGCATCCTGAAGATCGCGATCGCGTCATACAAAGCGTGCAAGATGCAATTGCAACTGGCGAATCTGTAAATAATGAATATCGCCTGTTCACAGCCGAAGACGACATCATTTGGGTGAAAGATCAAGCCAGCCTTGTGCTAGCACCAGATGGCAAAACTCCGATTCTGCAAGGAGTAGCATTTGATATTAGCGATCGCAAAATTGCCGAGCAAACCCTTCAAGAGCAGGAAAACTTTTTACGCAGTATTTATCACGGGGTGGGACAGTCGATTTTTGTTGTAGATGTTCTAGATAATGATTTTCGTTTTGTGAGTGTTAACCCAGTTCACGAACATATCACAGGTTTTTGTAGTGATAATGTGCAAGGTAAAACTCCTGAAGATTTTCTACCAGCAAATGCAGCAGCAGTAGTGCGACAGCACTATCAAGATTGCATTGACGCCGGAACAACCATTACCTATGAGGAATGCTTACCTTTTAAGGGAAAAGAGGAAACTTGGTGGATCACCACTCTAACTCCACTTAAAGACGCAAACTTACGCACATATCGCATTGTTGGTAGTAGCATCAATATTACTGAACATAAAAGCGCTCAAAAAATGCTTGAGTTGCAAGCAGTGATAACTCGTAGCATCGCTGAAGGAATTTGCTTAATTCGAGCCAATGATGGAATCATTGTTTATGCCAATCCCAAATTTGAGCAGATGTTTGGCTATGGTGCTGGTGAATTAACCGATCGGCATATCTCGATTATTAACTATGCAGGCGATCGCATCTCAGCTAAAGCGGTTAATGAAGCTATTACATCTGCTGTCTTGCAACATGGTGAAGCTAGCTATGAAGTTCATAATATCAAGAAAGATGGCACTCCTTTGTGGTGTAGTGCTACAACTTCCGTATTTGAGCATCCTGAATATGGAACTGTTCTAGTTTGCGTTCAACAAGATATTACCGAGCATAAAGAAGCAGAAGAAAAAGTCAAAGCCTCTTTAAAAGAAAAAGAAGTATTACTCAAAGAAATTCACCATCGTGTCAAGAACAACCTAGGAATTGTTAGTAGTTTGCTACAGATGCAATGCAGACGAACACAAGATTCGCAAGCAGCAGCAATTCTGCGTGATAGCCAAAATCGCATTGCCTCTATTGCGCTGGTTCATGAAAAACTTTACCGTTCTGACGATTTAGCAAATATAAATTTCTCGCAATACATTCCTGAATTAACCACTAATTTGTTTAATTCTTATAATATTAATTATGGTAGTGTAAAACTGAATACTCAAGTTGATAACGTTAGCCTAGATATTGAAAGCGCAATTCCTTGTGGATTAATTATTAACGAACTAGTTTCCAATGCTTTAAAATATGCCTTTCCTAATAATCGTCAAGGTGAAATCCAGCTACGGTTATATCAAGAATCGGAACTTGCGATCGAGAATCAGCACCAAAGTACTTTAATACTCATTATTCGAGATAATGGAATTGGGCTACCTGAGGATTTTGATAGCAGCAAAACTAAAACTCTGGGTATTACTCTTGTCTACGGTTTAGTTAAACAATTAAGAGGAAGTATCGAAATTAACTCTTACCAGGGAACAGAGTTTAAAATAACTTTTAAGAAAAGCAGGACATAA
- a CDS encoding PAS/PAC sensor hybrid histidine kinase has translation MTNISSNKDKSKRIQVLVVEDEFILAINLQESLESLGYTVLDIADSADAAIEKATELRPNLILMDIRLRGEMDGIQAAEQIWNTLQIPVIYVTGHSDQSTVERATLTSPFGYILKPIREQELYVAIQTALNRYEREQFLSTVLRGMGDGVIVVDTDLRVKYLNPVAEALTGWRLDEAKDQMLSEVCQLIDEQTQLTVENPIVLALQTQTPIYLNNRILLVAKNDTKIPIADSATPLRDNNGAVAGAVMVFRDDTQRRLAEERNLAAERARQLEIQMAELQRLNQLKEDFLATTSHEMRTPLSHIKMAISMLENILDQPNILDSKGIATSKSVTQYLNILRDQCERELNLVDDLLEMRMIDADICPLELTSIFLQSWLPHIAETFQELAQAQQQILEIIIPQDLPPLVSDLTLLTRIVTELLNNACQYTPSGERIKVNVQLVEATTSLTNENAKPEFPNVQIIISNSGVEIPATETSLIFEPFYRILKSKTKEKFNIFDSDSQIFQSTLKQNTGTGLGLALVKKLVGHLQGTIEVTSNQNLTTFIVQLPLQLSA, from the coding sequence ATGACAAACATCTCTTCAAACAAAGATAAGTCTAAAAGAATTCAAGTCCTTGTTGTTGAAGATGAGTTTATTCTTGCTATCAACTTACAAGAAAGTTTAGAATCTCTTGGGTATACAGTACTAGACATCGCAGATTCAGCAGATGCTGCAATTGAGAAAGCAACCGAACTGCGACCAAACTTGATTCTTATGGATATTAGACTCAGGGGAGAAATGGATGGTATCCAAGCAGCAGAGCAAATTTGGAATACCTTACAAATTCCCGTAATTTATGTTACCGGACATTCCGATCAAAGTACTGTAGAACGAGCAACGTTGACATCACCATTTGGTTACATTCTCAAACCAATTAGAGAGCAAGAACTGTATGTTGCGATCCAAACAGCACTTAATCGCTACGAACGCGAGCAATTTTTGAGTACAGTCCTGCGGGGAATGGGAGACGGAGTAATTGTTGTCGATACTGATTTACGTGTCAAATATCTGAATCCAGTAGCTGAAGCACTAACAGGGTGGCGATTAGATGAAGCAAAAGACCAGATGTTGAGCGAAGTTTGCCAACTCATTGACGAACAAACTCAGCTGACAGTAGAAAATCCTATAGTTTTAGCACTGCAAACCCAAACCCCTATTTATCTCAACAATCGCATTTTACTTGTTGCCAAAAACGACACCAAAATCCCAATAGCTGATAGCGCTACACCTCTGAGAGATAACAATGGTGCAGTAGCAGGAGCAGTCATGGTTTTTAGAGATGATACACAAAGAAGGCTAGCCGAAGAACGCAATCTTGCTGCTGAACGCGCTCGTCAATTAGAAATTCAAATGGCAGAACTCCAACGCCTCAACCAGTTAAAAGAAGATTTTTTAGCAACCACTTCTCATGAGATGAGAACGCCTTTATCACACATTAAAATGGCAATTTCTATGCTAGAAAATATTCTAGATCAGCCGAATATTTTGGACTCAAAAGGAATTGCTACATCTAAATCTGTAACTCAATATTTAAATATCTTACGCGATCAATGCGAACGCGAGCTAAATCTTGTAGATGATTTGCTAGAAATGCGGATGATTGACGCAGATATCTGTCCTTTAGAATTAACTTCAATTTTTCTCCAATCTTGGCTACCTCATATAGCCGAGACTTTTCAAGAATTAGCTCAAGCTCAACAACAGATTCTAGAAATTATCATTCCTCAAGATTTACCACCTCTAGTTTCAGACTTAACTTTGCTGACTCGCATTGTGACAGAATTGCTCAACAATGCTTGTCAATATACGCCTTCTGGCGAACGGATTAAAGTAAATGTCCAACTTGTTGAAGCTACTACAAGCCTCACTAATGAAAATGCAAAACCTGAATTTCCGAACGTACAAATTATCATCAGCAATTCTGGTGTTGAAATTCCGGCAACAGAAACATCGCTAATTTTTGAACCGTTTTACCGCATTCTGAAAAGTAAGACAAAAGAAAAATTTAATATATTTGACTCAGATTCCCAGATATTTCAAAGCACTCTTAAACAAAATACTGGCACAGGCTTGGGGTTAGCATTAGTTAAAAAGCTAGTAGGGCATCTGCAAGGCACAATTGAAGTTACAAGTAATCAAAATTTAACAACATTTATAGTTCAACTACCATTACAATTATCAGCATAG